A part of Thermus islandicus DSM 21543 genomic DNA contains:
- a CDS encoding ATP-dependent Clp protease ATP-binding subunit codes for MNRYDDRARLVFHYAREEGSRLGHSMIGPEHLLLGLMREGGTAARILQEYGASLEAMRRMVEELVGRGEGSRTGEPPAITPRARRVMELASAEARNMGAQVIGTEHILLGILREGDGIAYRILSHFAKDVDAIRWRILAMADSREREKPVNTPFLDEYGRDLTKEAREGKLDPVIGRQEEINRVIQILARRTKNNPVLIGDPGVGKTAIVEGLAQAIVEGRVPPILRGARVVAIDLAGVVAGTKYRGEFEERLRQIIEELKNAKVIAFIDELHTLIGAGGAEGTLDAANILKPALARGEIQVIGATTTGEYHRYIEKDAALERRFQPVIVLEPSPEETLEILKGLRPRYEAHHGVIIPDEILELSVKIGIRSLPGRNFPDKAIDLIDEAASRVRLNASLGLPVAEEEDGTPVVTREDIEAVVDSWGGIYTDDKDDEKLMHLEEELRKRVVGQEEAIRALASALRRARVGLGGRTRVAASFLFVGQSGVGKTQLAKALAEVLFGSERALIRFDMSEFQEPHSISKLIGAPPGYVGYEQGGRLTEAVRRQPFSVVLLDEIEKAHPDIYNTFLQVLDEGRLTDGMGRTVDFRRVILIMTSNTGYNVGPAIGFTSREVDTESPLKTLFTPEFLDRLDEVIRFRPLTEEELVQVARLMLEEIRKELKARDIEVAFAPEVAHFVVEQAPKTGSARAVRGVIRERIEDPLSLALLKKPAGHLYVSVEEGRLAFHEVEEFLV; via the coding sequence ATGAACAGGTACGACGACCGCGCCAGGCTGGTCTTCCACTACGCGAGGGAGGAGGGGAGCCGCTTAGGCCACTCCATGATCGGCCCAGAGCACCTCCTCCTGGGCCTGATGCGCGAGGGGGGCACGGCGGCCCGCATCCTCCAGGAGTACGGGGCGAGCCTCGAGGCCATGCGCCGCATGGTGGAGGAGCTGGTGGGCCGGGGCGAGGGGAGCCGCACCGGGGAGCCCCCCGCCATCACACCCAGGGCGAGGCGGGTCATGGAGCTGGCCAGCGCCGAAGCCCGCAACATGGGCGCCCAGGTGATCGGCACCGAGCACATCCTCCTCGGCATCCTCCGCGAGGGGGACGGGATCGCCTACCGCATCCTCTCCCACTTCGCCAAGGACGTGGACGCCATCCGCTGGCGCATCCTGGCCATGGCCGACAGCCGCGAGCGGGAGAAGCCCGTGAACACCCCCTTCCTGGACGAGTACGGCCGCGACCTCACCAAAGAGGCCCGGGAAGGGAAGCTGGACCCGGTGATCGGGCGCCAGGAGGAGATCAACCGGGTGATCCAGATCCTGGCCCGCCGCACCAAGAACAACCCCGTGCTCATCGGGGACCCTGGGGTGGGCAAGACGGCCATCGTGGAGGGCCTGGCCCAGGCCATCGTGGAGGGGCGGGTGCCCCCCATTCTGCGCGGGGCCCGGGTGGTGGCCATTGACCTCGCCGGGGTGGTGGCGGGGACCAAGTACCGGGGCGAGTTTGAGGAGCGCCTGCGCCAGATCATTGAGGAGCTCAAAAACGCCAAGGTCATCGCCTTCATTGACGAGCTCCACACCCTGATCGGGGCCGGGGGGGCCGAGGGCACCCTGGACGCCGCCAACATCCTCAAACCCGCCCTGGCCCGGGGGGAGATCCAGGTGATCGGGGCCACCACCACCGGGGAGTACCACCGCTACATAGAAAAGGACGCCGCCCTAGAGCGGCGCTTCCAGCCGGTGATCGTCCTCGAGCCCTCCCCTGAGGAGACGCTGGAGATCCTAAAAGGCCTCCGCCCCCGGTACGAGGCCCACCACGGGGTTATCATTCCCGACGAGATCCTGGAGCTTTCCGTCAAGATCGGCATCCGCTCCCTCCCCGGGCGCAACTTCCCCGACAAGGCCATTGACCTCATTGACGAGGCGGCCTCGAGGGTCCGCCTCAACGCCTCCTTGGGCCTCCCCGTGGCCGAGGAGGAGGACGGCACCCCGGTGGTCACCCGGGAGGACATCGAGGCCGTGGTGGACTCTTGGGGAGGCATCTACACCGACGACAAGGACGACGAGAAGCTCATGCACCTGGAGGAGGAGCTGAGGAAGCGGGTGGTGGGCCAGGAGGAGGCGATCCGCGCCCTGGCCAGCGCCCTACGGCGGGCCCGGGTGGGCCTTGGGGGCCGGACCCGGGTGGCCGCGAGCTTCCTCTTCGTGGGCCAAAGCGGGGTGGGCAAGACCCAGCTCGCCAAGGCCCTGGCCGAGGTCCTCTTCGGCTCGGAGCGGGCCCTTATCCGCTTTGACATGTCCGAGTTCCAGGAGCCCCACTCCATCTCCAAGCTCATCGGCGCCCCGCCGGGCTACGTGGGGTACGAGCAGGGAGGCCGCCTCACCGAGGCCGTGCGCCGCCAGCCCTTCAGCGTGGTCCTCCTGGACGAGATTGAGAAGGCCCACCCCGACATCTACAACACCTTCCTCCAGGTCCTGGACGAGGGGCGCCTCACCGACGGCATGGGGCGCACCGTGGACTTCCGGCGGGTCATCCTCATCATGACCTCCAACACCGGCTACAACGTGGGCCCGGCCATCGGCTTTACCTCGAGGGAAGTAGACACAGAATCCCCCCTGAAGACCCTCTTCACCCCGGAGTTCCTGGACCGCCTGGACGAGGTGATCCGCTTCCGCCCCCTCACGGAGGAGGAGCTGGTCCAGGTGGCCCGGCTTATGCTGGAAGAAATCCGGAAAGAGCTGAAGGCTCGGGACATTGAGGTGGCCTTCGCCCCTGAGGTCGCCCACTTTGTGGTGGAGCAGGCCCCCAAGACGGGAAGCGCCCGGGCTGTCCGCGGGGTCATCCGCGAGCGCATTGAGGACCCCCTGTCCCTGGCCCTCCTGAAGAAGCCCGCCGGCCACCTCTACGTGAGCGTGGAGGAGGGGCGCTTGGCCTTCCACGAGGTGGAGGAGTTTCTGGTCTGA
- a CDS encoding glycine--tRNA ligase, whose product MPASTLDELVALCKRRGFLFQSAEIYGGLQGVYDYGPLGVELKNNLKQAWWRRNVYERDDMEGLDASLLTHRLVLHYSGHEATFADPMVDNRITKKRYRLDHLLKEQPEEVLGRLYRAMEVEEGLHALVQAMMRAPERAGGAMTAAGVIDPATGEPGDWTPPRYFNLMFKTYVGPVEEEAALAYLRPETAQGIFINFKNVLDATSRKLPFGIAQIGKAFRNEVTPRNFIFRVREFEQMEIEYFVRPGEDERWHRYWVEERLKWWQEMGLSRENLVPYEQPAEELAHYAKATVDLLYRFPHGLEELEGIANRTDFDLGSHTKDQEELAITARVMRNEHSTARLAYRDPETGKWFVPYVIEPSAGVDRGVLALLSEAFTREELPSGEERIVLKLKPQLAPIKVAVIPLVKNRPEITEYARRLKARLQALGLGRVLYEDTGNIGKAYRRHDEVGTPFAVTVDYDTLGQGKDGTSKLKDTVTVRDRDTMEQIRLHVDELEGFLREKLRW is encoded by the coding sequence ATGCCGGCGAGTACCCTGGACGAATTGGTGGCGCTTTGCAAGCGGCGCGGGTTCCTCTTCCAGAGCGCGGAGATCTACGGGGGCCTTCAGGGGGTCTATGATTACGGCCCCCTGGGGGTGGAGCTCAAGAACAACCTCAAGCAGGCCTGGTGGCGCCGGAACGTCTACGAGCGGGACGACATGGAGGGGCTGGACGCAAGCCTCCTCACCCACCGGCTCGTCCTCCACTACTCCGGGCACGAGGCCACCTTCGCCGACCCCATGGTGGACAACCGGATCACCAAGAAGCGCTACCGCCTGGACCACCTCCTGAAGGAGCAGCCGGAGGAGGTGCTTGGGCGGCTCTACCGGGCCATGGAGGTGGAGGAGGGGCTCCACGCCTTGGTCCAGGCCATGATGCGGGCTCCGGAAAGGGCCGGTGGGGCGATGACCGCAGCCGGGGTCATAGACCCCGCCACCGGGGAGCCCGGGGACTGGACGCCCCCCCGCTACTTCAACCTCATGTTCAAGACCTACGTGGGGCCGGTGGAGGAGGAGGCCGCTTTGGCCTACCTCCGCCCCGAGACGGCCCAGGGGATCTTCATCAACTTCAAGAACGTCCTGGACGCCACCAGCCGCAAGCTTCCCTTCGGCATCGCCCAGATCGGCAAGGCCTTTCGCAACGAGGTGACCCCGAGGAACTTCATCTTCCGGGTGCGGGAGTTTGAGCAGATGGAGATTGAGTACTTCGTCCGCCCCGGGGAGGACGAGCGCTGGCACCGCTACTGGGTGGAGGAGCGCCTCAAGTGGTGGCAGGAGATGGGCCTGAGCCGCGAGAACCTCGTTCCCTACGAGCAGCCTGCCGAGGAACTCGCCCACTACGCCAAGGCCACCGTGGACCTCCTCTACCGCTTTCCCCACGGCCTCGAGGAGCTGGAGGGCATCGCCAACCGCACCGACTTTGACCTGGGGAGCCACACCAAGGACCAGGAGGAGCTTGCCATCACCGCGCGGGTCATGCGGAACGAGCACTCCACGGCCCGCCTCGCCTACCGCGACCCCGAGACGGGAAAGTGGTTCGTACCCTACGTGATTGAGCCCTCGGCCGGGGTGGACCGGGGGGTTTTGGCCCTCCTCTCCGAGGCCTTCACCCGGGAGGAGCTTCCCAGTGGGGAAGAGCGCATCGTCCTCAAGCTCAAGCCCCAGCTCGCCCCCATCAAGGTGGCGGTGATCCCCCTGGTGAAGAACCGCCCCGAGATCACCGAGTACGCCAGAAGGCTCAAGGCCAGGCTGCAGGCCCTGGGCCTCGGGCGGGTGCTCTACGAGGACACGGGCAACATCGGCAAGGCCTACCGCCGCCACGACGAGGTAGGCACGCCCTTCGCCGTCACCGTGGACTACGACACCCTCGGCCAGGGCAAGGACGGTACCAGCAAGCTCAAGGACACGGTCACGGTGCGGGACCGGGACACCATGGAGCAGATAAGGCTCCACGTGGACGAGCTGGAGGGCTTCCTTCGGGAGAAGCTTAGGTGGTAG
- a CDS encoding aspartate-semialdehyde dehydrogenase, with amino-acid sequence MRVAVVGATGAVGREILKVLEARNFPLSELRLYASFRSAGARLPFRGEEVPVEPLPEGPLPVDLVLASAGGAVSKAWAPVWAEGGALVVDNSSAWRYEPWVPLVVPEVNRERIFEHRGLIANPNCTTAILAMALWPLHRAFRARRVIVATYQAASGAGAKAMEELLRETHRFLHGETPKAEAFAHPLPFNVIPHIDAFQENGYTREEMKVVWETHKIFGDDSLKVSATAVRVPTLRAHAEAVSVEFERPVTPEEAREVLREAPGVEVVDEPEAKRYPMPLTASGKWDVEVGRIRKSLAFENGLDFFVVGDQLLKGAALNAVQIAEEWLKGA; translated from the coding sequence ATGAGGGTGGCGGTGGTGGGGGCCACGGGGGCCGTGGGGCGGGAGATCCTCAAGGTCCTCGAGGCCCGGAACTTTCCCCTAAGCGAGCTCCGCCTCTACGCCTCTTTCCGCTCCGCCGGGGCGCGCCTTCCCTTCCGCGGGGAGGAGGTGCCGGTGGAGCCCCTGCCCGAGGGGCCTTTGCCGGTGGACCTCGTGCTGGCCAGCGCTGGGGGGGCGGTCTCCAAGGCCTGGGCCCCGGTGTGGGCGGAGGGCGGGGCTTTGGTCGTGGACAACTCCAGCGCCTGGCGCTACGAGCCCTGGGTGCCCCTGGTGGTCCCCGAGGTGAACCGGGAGAGGATCTTTGAGCACCGCGGCCTCATCGCCAACCCCAACTGCACCACCGCCATCCTGGCCATGGCCCTCTGGCCCCTGCACCGGGCCTTTAGGGCCAGGCGGGTCATCGTGGCCACCTACCAGGCGGCCTCGGGGGCCGGGGCGAAGGCCATGGAGGAGCTCCTCCGGGAGACCCACCGCTTCCTCCACGGGGAAACCCCCAAGGCGGAGGCCTTCGCCCACCCCCTCCCCTTCAACGTCATCCCCCACATAGACGCCTTCCAGGAGAACGGGTACACCCGGGAGGAGATGAAGGTGGTCTGGGAAACCCACAAGATCTTCGGGGATGACTCCCTAAAGGTCAGTGCCACGGCGGTGCGGGTCCCCACCTTAAGGGCCCACGCCGAGGCGGTAAGCGTGGAGTTTGAGCGCCCCGTGACCCCAGAGGAGGCCCGGGAGGTCCTAAGGGAAGCCCCGGGGGTGGAGGTGGTGGACGAGCCTGAGGCCAAGCGCTACCCCATGCCCCTCACCGCGAGCGGCAAGTGGGACGTGGAGGTGGGGCGGATCCGGAAGAGCCTCGCCTTTGAGAACGGCCTGGACTTCTTCGTGGTGGGGGACCAGCTCCTGAAGGGGGCCGCCTTAAACGCCGTGCAAATCGCCGAGGAGTGGCTCAAGGGCGCCTGA
- a CDS encoding TlyA family RNA methyltransferase, translating into MRLDRYLVEKGLAESREKAKRLIAEGRVRVEGKVVTKPAHPVPEGAEVALLAAERYVGRGAYKLLGALEGFPVAVAGKVAADLGASTGGFTQVLLEKGAKRVYAVDVGKGQLHPSLRQDPRVVRLEEQDARTVRLPELVDLAVMDVSFISSTLLLPNVHALVRPGGEALVLVKPQFELGPKAHKGVVREEAKREEALKRVREKALELGFQVLGERESPLPGKEGNLEYWLWLRRP; encoded by the coding sequence GTGCGCCTGGACCGGTACCTGGTGGAGAAGGGCCTTGCGGAGAGCCGGGAGAAGGCCAAGCGCCTCATCGCCGAGGGGAGGGTGCGGGTGGAGGGGAAGGTGGTCACCAAGCCCGCCCACCCCGTGCCCGAGGGGGCGGAGGTGGCCCTTCTCGCGGCGGAGCGCTACGTGGGCCGGGGGGCGTACAAGCTCCTCGGGGCCCTGGAGGGCTTCCCCGTGGCGGTGGCAGGAAAGGTAGCCGCAGACTTGGGGGCCAGCACGGGGGGCTTCACCCAGGTGCTTCTGGAAAAGGGGGCGAAGCGCGTGTATGCGGTGGACGTGGGCAAGGGCCAGCTCCACCCCTCCTTGCGCCAGGACCCTAGGGTGGTGCGCCTCGAGGAGCAGGACGCCCGCACCGTGCGCCTGCCCGAACTCGTGGACCTCGCGGTCATGGACGTTTCCTTCATCTCTTCTACCCTTCTCCTCCCCAACGTGCACGCCCTCGTAAGACCAGGGGGAGAGGCCTTGGTCCTGGTCAAGCCCCAGTTTGAGCTCGGGCCGAAAGCCCACAAGGGGGTGGTGCGGGAGGAGGCAAAGCGGGAGGAGGCCCTGAAGCGGGTGCGGGAGAAGGCCCTAGAGCTTGGCTTCCAGGTCCTGGGGGAAAGGGAAAGCCCCCTCCCGGGCAAGGAGGGGAACCTGGAGTACTGGCTTTGGCTCAGGCGCCCTTGA
- a CDS encoding DUF3234 domain-containing protein — protein sequence MEPELSGTWYVLEGEPGEHLVVEAPGRRLSGIWTKRSLAEAFLAHHEGLGMRVSSLESRALKEAFLRALGMLQVEAVLVDYRPGVHRARVVRVEELLKEVRDA from the coding sequence GTGGAGCCGGAGCTTTCCGGTACCTGGTACGTTCTGGAGGGGGAACCCGGGGAGCACCTGGTGGTGGAGGCCCCGGGGCGGCGGCTTTCCGGCATCTGGACCAAGAGGTCCCTGGCCGAGGCCTTCCTCGCCCACCACGAGGGGCTTGGTATGCGGGTGAGTTCCCTGGAGAGCCGGGCTCTGAAGGAGGCGTTCCTCAGGGCCCTGGGGATGCTTCAGGTGGAGGCCGTCCTGGTAGACTACCGCCCTGGGGTCCACCGGGCGCGGGTGGTGCGGGTGGAGGAGCTCTTGAAGGAGGTGCGGGATGCGTAA